ATGGTCACGAGAAAACGCCGATAGCGGCAATATCGGAATTTCAGCAGCCGCAAGTATTCGCGATACTTCAGCGATGAACCCGATCACATCGAAATCCATGACAGTATCGAACGTCAACAAACGATACCCGGTTTCGATCTTCGCGTCTTCCAGCCCTGGCCTCATTTTGGCGAGATCGATCTCATCCAGCACCATTGTCACTTCATACTTGTCCATGAAGACCATGAAAGGAGCAGTCATCCGCGGACTACGGTCCGGTTCCGAAACGAGGCGGTGCCACGTGTCGAAACTGACAGAAACGATCGCAAACGATTCGGGGGCGATCTCAACCGATGTCCTGAGCAGTATGTCTATCGCACTTTCCATCAATAGACCTTCTTGTATCGCTTGCGAAGCATTAGATAAATGAGGGCACCGAGAATGCTGCCGATGAAGACTACAATGATCCATAGGATCTTGTCGTTTGATGCTCGAAAGTCGCTTCTCAAAACGTCAAGAACTGCGTAG
The DNA window shown above is from Chloracidobacterium sp. and carries:
- a CDS encoding PLDc N-terminal domain-containing protein translates to MDSLPYLFAFLIFIVLFCIWLYAVLDVLRSDFRASNDKILWIIVVFIGSILGALIYLMLRKRYKKVY
- a CDS encoding ACT domain-containing protein, giving the protein MESAIDILLRTSVEIAPESFAIVSVSFDTWHRLVSEPDRSPRMTAPFMVFMDKYEVTMVLDEIDLAKMRPGLEDAKIETGYRLLTFDTVMDFDVIGFIAEVSRILAAAEIPILPLSAFSRDHLLIKQMHLAAALKALGPHVKELC